A single genomic interval of Cellvibrio sp. PSBB023 harbors:
- a CDS encoding DUF4832 domain-containing protein, translated as MKLNLLLGVLALSLSLVSCGGSSAGDEAVSSNGSSNSTKSSTSTLSTSSVSSSSIASSDAQSSALPLSSSFALSSSISSAISSTSMANSSEGNSNNHFVAVHLRSEINRVQPMTGIVFWSDNLSALTALGNSVQLEFSYLRYRDVVTTLGTYNWNLVDQKLAQAAARGRQMIFRFRDTYPGVTASSIPNNLPSTISKVEGKNTFIPDWSSTELQAFLLDFFTRFAERYDHDPRLAFIQLGFGSYAEYHLYDGNPTLGQNFPGKPFQTTFLNHVASLFSLTPWSISIDAASPDYSPFSSSTTLKNLAFGLFDDSFMHENHSRNDSEYNRASWIFFGANRYQQSPAGGEFSYYTDYDQAHVLDPDGAHNKSFEAFAWQYHITYMIGNDQFNYQPQTRIKTAAMATGYAFRVSSLESNGKTVRLSIRNEGIAPLYYDAYPTINNQRATQSLKGLLPDSTRDIEITLDEHNPQDIELTIESDRLVPGQIIQFNVDL; from the coding sequence ATGAAGCTTAATCTGTTGCTTGGCGTCCTGGCGCTCTCACTGAGTTTGGTATCTTGCGGCGGCTCGTCAGCAGGCGATGAAGCTGTATCCAGCAACGGAAGTAGCAACTCGACTAAGTCGAGCACATCGACGCTCAGTACCTCATCTGTCAGCAGTTCATCCATTGCCAGCAGTGATGCACAATCAAGCGCACTTCCCCTCAGCTCATCCTTTGCTTTATCCAGCAGCATTTCATCCGCGATATCAAGCACATCAATGGCGAACAGCAGCGAAGGCAATTCAAACAATCATTTTGTTGCTGTGCATTTACGCAGTGAAATAAACCGTGTGCAGCCCATGACCGGGATCGTATTCTGGAGCGATAATCTCAGCGCGTTAACCGCATTGGGCAATAGCGTGCAGTTGGAATTTTCCTACCTGCGTTATCGCGATGTAGTTACCACCCTTGGCACTTACAACTGGAATCTGGTTGACCAAAAACTGGCTCAAGCAGCAGCGCGCGGACGGCAAATGATTTTTCGTTTCCGCGATACCTATCCGGGAGTCACCGCCAGCTCTATCCCCAATAATCTGCCGTCCACTATCAGCAAGGTAGAAGGCAAAAACACCTTTATTCCCGATTGGTCATCAACAGAACTACAGGCATTTCTTCTCGATTTTTTTACCCGTTTCGCGGAGCGCTACGACCATGATCCGCGCCTTGCCTTTATACAGCTCGGCTTTGGCTCCTATGCCGAATATCACCTTTATGATGGTAACCCGACTCTCGGTCAAAACTTCCCCGGCAAACCGTTTCAAACAACATTCCTCAATCATGTCGCCAGCTTATTCTCACTCACACCATGGTCCATATCGATAGATGCTGCCAGCCCGGACTATTCTCCCTTTTCATCCTCAACGACATTAAAGAATCTGGCATTCGGATTGTTTGATGACTCCTTCATGCATGAAAATCACTCGCGAAATGACAGCGAATATAATCGTGCCTCCTGGATTTTTTTCGGTGCAAACCGCTACCAACAAAGCCCAGCAGGCGGTGAATTCAGCTACTACACCGACTATGACCAAGCCCATGTACTTGATCCTGATGGAGCACACAATAAATCGTTTGAAGCATTTGCCTGGCAGTATCACATCACTTACATGATCGGGAACGATCAATTCAATTATCAGCCCCAAACACGAATCAAAACCGCCGCCATGGCAACAGGCTACGCCTTTCGCGTGAGCAGCCTGGAAAGCAACGGCAAAACGGTGCGCCTCAGTATTCGCAACGAAGGCATAGCCCCTTTGTACTACGATGCTTACCCCACCATTAACAACCAACGCGCCACGCAAAGCCTGAAAGGTTTATTACCCGATAGCACTCGCGATATAGAAATCACCCTTGATGAACACAACCCGCAAGATATTGAATTAACAATTGAAAGCGATCGATTAGTACCAGGGCAAATTATTCAGTTTAATGTGGATTTATAA
- a CDS encoding choice-of-anchor A family protein, translated as MGSLFISRKMLSAFFFLVIYLISSVAIASVDTGVAWLKSKQGAQGEFYSPQTQSNPQLSTLESLSTLVFLNKTTGVNLVAANEFVAPSPINYSTEHLAKTILIKHGLGAAYAPELSSLAQRQMPYSGFGYGVGYEADPLSTALALEVVAKVGSENPGIGYAIQYLLETQKSDGSWSLENNTSNITLTAQVMKAVWGFRNTYAVSSALQKANNYLLAQRVSGGLWPELNTSAHALIVLLNYTNDRSGLTASVNALASAQLNDGSFNGDVYTTALALYALHLASLPAPDEITLSGKLIDGQSGNPLVGATVEITGVSSESQLTNSAGVFAFKNLAAGSYFIKATSQGYGSITLTTLVFKGSKPDLGVLKLTKLAVDPVTGTPVTTGTVRGVVTDRRTSSPVSGAVVGIPSLGLTATTDANGAYQISNVAAGNLSLIVAKSGYADVSTTAKLTAQQTLLFSPSLQESVALGVSVNGVISEYGTDTPLVGAKIDILKEGVVVASALSDAAGQYVIQGITAADIEIEVALTEYHPVSASAKPKDGNRLEFSPKLTLISQPPVLTTGGIIGTVVDSVTGRGIESVAVAVTYDTGAAINLVTGIDGEFSISDMESGRITIELIKAGYQSMQAQFNTESGLIQDLGSIQFNPVSAVTSGKLFGYVTDVRTSQPISAAIVSVKNTVTNQLLEVVSGSDGTFNFPVVPAGTQAITVKATGYTQVDFASIISAGDEIDLGNVLMRKLGIDALIPDVAVLAIDSSALVSDVASFTASGTIGVTLINRGNASVEIPFTIYAFEDLNNNGTYDAADTLLGQVSPVINQSSPLAVDGTISTSITVSGTLSFRDAPISILLDATNVLVELSEANNLSSTAGLCSNQQKPNVDLALCMDSSGSVSAADFKLQLEGTAQAIENVVPRDGTVRISALQFDSSAKVELNPTIIEEDNVQVIADKIRAIRKSGGGTSIHACIDSATTLITKALPASSMQIIDVSTDGQSTQTLAVAASNRAKTAGVDVLNSIGVGTGISTALLNAIVFPQPVGGDRGFVLTVKNYQEYMNGITNKIQRETKIADLTLGGAKLIDHGFGANPDATVKIGNAGATTITESITVSVYDAQPESGGQLIASQVIEADLPSGGHLDVTFTTIDPAKFATGKMVVVAKLSGDFPECNSNNNRQEIPVASKRGDIELSLNANTFGPNVGVHFSNVVTNVGALNGHYSVSLVIKDNAGIEVHSFAVSDINNLQPNTSVNLPNQWNTSLTAAGHYSATASLFDAQGVLLDSDTEAFVISELDGNGDPLGRVSPFTDKLQYHIDDRVVVGYSIENITRTHTINNPIVSLIVSSPTGATVYENTIPYSSLLPEQLLQWQQSFDLSRAAVGTYQVIATLKDASDVVYGVGVSTFIVDSNPELALRGNVTVTFAEIDSGGEQQCDFTVINASSSLLQNQNIRYSVVNVDSQLVKSDETSVLNFGVEEQIPHSKNFATPGFSAGTYACVLEVLRGSEAIVLATATFTVKESSIQLAGDIDVGEKARLLVLMDASSTERTYLENLLTQAGWFYTIVDNAAAFATELNQGGYGVYALLSEKVTLDQATQHLLDINVAAGDGLIVAGATDRHQMLEQALGIKARANEAYAKGITVQEGALGYPWERAFNKSARVLNFTANGATVIGEYRNNLPGADTQTVLGALGAAGRYGNFAWDNFTSLSSTIEGRIAVGGSLSLQNFSVGDKLDLNKLHDVVTVGGSVTFPSGRIYYGNLIAGGSVAGVGDAVRFGMAQGAVIQGNATMPINFTGEREYLQELSTNLANLPANGTVQMQWGGLELKGDCSSNSQVFNVNGADLGIAHTFAVSCIPAGATVVFNVSGQNVSIKSMGMQSLSTIRNKVLFNFPQATSLKMTSVGIEGSILAPFAQVDQPAGRIDGQVIVKSWYSTTNGYMSIHNRFFGGDLSAAVGQASKNALSIHQYEQGKSVFAGFDLLAQALALGAGNENPFAQLLLSALEHVNPVPITARAGKTIPVAVTYENIGAQAVTGQVKLSLSNNISVINAGNFSPVANSTDWVLPLNLGTSASQHQLIYVKLPASGSSGIQLQLQTGTAPDWATRLEKTLALSPQ; from the coding sequence ATGGGATCGTTATTCATTTCCAGGAAAATGCTGTCTGCATTTTTCTTTCTTGTTATTTATCTTATTTCATCAGTTGCTATCGCCTCAGTGGATACTGGTGTTGCCTGGCTCAAATCCAAGCAAGGTGCCCAAGGTGAATTTTATTCACCACAAACCCAATCCAACCCCCAACTTTCCACATTGGAAAGCCTTTCAACGCTGGTCTTTTTAAATAAAACGACGGGTGTCAATTTGGTCGCGGCAAATGAGTTCGTTGCTCCATCGCCCATCAATTACAGCACAGAGCATTTGGCAAAAACCATTCTCATAAAGCATGGGTTGGGTGCAGCATATGCCCCGGAATTATCGTCGTTGGCACAGCGCCAAATGCCTTACTCCGGCTTTGGCTACGGCGTGGGTTATGAAGCTGATCCGCTAAGTACAGCACTTGCACTTGAAGTTGTAGCAAAAGTGGGTTCTGAGAATCCTGGAATTGGTTATGCCATTCAATATTTGCTGGAGACTCAAAAATCCGACGGTAGTTGGTCGCTGGAAAACAATACCTCCAACATCACTCTGACTGCGCAAGTCATGAAAGCGGTATGGGGATTCAGAAATACTTATGCCGTTAGCAGTGCGTTACAGAAAGCCAATAATTATTTGTTAGCGCAACGTGTTTCAGGTGGGCTTTGGCCTGAACTCAATACCAGTGCCCATGCATTAATTGTGTTATTAAATTACACCAATGATCGTTCGGGATTGACTGCCAGTGTTAATGCATTGGCCTCTGCCCAATTAAACGATGGCAGTTTTAACGGGGATGTTTATACAACGGCACTCGCATTGTATGCGTTGCATCTGGCCTCATTACCGGCACCTGATGAAATCACATTGTCGGGTAAATTAATTGATGGACAAAGTGGCAATCCTTTGGTGGGTGCCACTGTAGAAATCACGGGTGTTTCTTCAGAATCCCAATTGACGAATTCAGCAGGTGTATTTGCTTTCAAAAACCTGGCGGCGGGCAGTTATTTTATTAAAGCAACTTCACAAGGTTATGGTTCCATAACCTTAACGACATTGGTTTTCAAAGGTTCCAAGCCAGATTTGGGAGTATTGAAATTAACAAAGCTGGCTGTCGATCCTGTGACGGGCACTCCTGTCACTACAGGTACAGTACGTGGTGTTGTGACGGATCGTCGAACAAGCTCACCCGTTTCCGGTGCTGTGGTGGGTATTCCTTCACTGGGATTAACTGCTACGACAGATGCCAATGGTGCTTACCAAATAAGTAATGTCGCCGCAGGTAATCTATCGCTGATTGTTGCCAAGTCAGGTTATGCTGATGTGTCTACTACAGCAAAATTAACAGCACAACAAACATTGTTATTTTCTCCATCCTTGCAAGAGTCTGTCGCGTTGGGTGTGAGTGTTAACGGTGTAATTTCTGAATATGGTACAGACACACCTCTTGTCGGAGCCAAAATAGATATTTTAAAAGAGGGGGTGGTGGTTGCTTCAGCACTCAGTGATGCTGCGGGTCAGTATGTAATACAAGGGATAACAGCAGCGGATATTGAAATTGAAGTTGCCTTAACTGAATATCATCCCGTTTCAGCGTCTGCCAAACCGAAAGATGGTAACAGGCTTGAATTCTCACCCAAGCTAACACTAATTTCCCAGCCACCTGTGCTCACGACTGGCGGAATCATCGGCACGGTAGTTGATTCTGTAACTGGTCGAGGTATTGAATCTGTTGCTGTTGCCGTGACTTATGATACCGGTGCAGCCATCAATCTCGTTACAGGTATCGATGGCGAGTTCTCGATAAGTGATATGGAATCGGGAAGGATTACTATTGAATTGATCAAGGCCGGTTATCAATCCATGCAAGCACAATTCAATACCGAAAGTGGCTTGATTCAGGATCTTGGCAGCATCCAATTTAATCCGGTATCGGCTGTAACATCCGGCAAACTTTTTGGATATGTAACGGATGTACGTACCTCACAGCCAATAAGTGCAGCTATCGTTTCAGTTAAAAACACAGTAACCAACCAGTTGCTTGAAGTTGTCAGCGGTAGTGATGGGACATTTAATTTCCCTGTCGTACCTGCGGGGACGCAGGCCATCACGGTTAAAGCAACCGGATACACACAAGTTGATTTCGCCTCCATTATTTCAGCGGGTGATGAAATTGATTTGGGTAATGTATTGATGCGCAAACTGGGCATTGATGCTTTGATTCCGGATGTTGCCGTACTCGCTATTGATAGCTCGGCGTTGGTGTCTGATGTCGCCAGTTTTACCGCATCAGGTACTATCGGTGTAACCCTCATTAACAGGGGTAATGCGAGTGTTGAAATTCCTTTCACCATTTATGCGTTTGAAGATTTAAATAACAATGGTACTTACGATGCCGCTGATACATTGTTGGGGCAGGTATCACCTGTAATTAACCAGTCATCGCCGTTGGCTGTTGATGGGACGATCAGCACATCAATTACTGTGTCAGGCACACTTTCTTTCCGTGATGCACCGATCAGTATTTTGCTGGATGCAACCAATGTGCTGGTTGAGTTATCCGAAGCGAATAATTTAAGTTCCACCGCCGGTTTGTGTAGCAATCAGCAAAAGCCCAATGTGGATTTGGCATTGTGTATGGACTCATCGGGAAGCGTCAGTGCCGCTGATTTCAAATTGCAATTGGAGGGGACTGCGCAAGCGATTGAAAATGTAGTTCCGCGTGATGGTACTGTGCGTATTTCCGCTTTGCAGTTTGACAGTTCTGCAAAAGTTGAGCTGAACCCAACGATTATTGAAGAAGATAATGTTCAGGTGATTGCCGATAAAATCCGGGCGATCAGAAAAAGCGGTGGTGGCACATCCATTCATGCCTGTATTGATAGTGCAACAACCTTAATAACCAAAGCATTACCGGCGAGTTCCATGCAAATCATCGATGTGTCCACTGATGGTCAATCGACTCAAACCCTTGCTGTTGCAGCATCGAATCGTGCCAAAACAGCAGGCGTCGATGTATTGAATTCGATTGGTGTAGGAACGGGAATCAGTACTGCATTGTTGAATGCGATTGTATTTCCACAGCCGGTTGGTGGTGACCGTGGATTTGTGTTGACGGTAAAAAATTACCAGGAATACATGAATGGAATCACCAACAAAATTCAACGCGAAACCAAAATTGCTGATCTTACCTTAGGTGGAGCTAAGCTGATTGATCATGGCTTTGGTGCTAATCCCGATGCAACAGTGAAAATCGGTAACGCAGGGGCAACGACGATTACGGAATCGATTACGGTGAGTGTTTATGATGCACAACCTGAGTCCGGCGGCCAATTGATTGCCTCTCAAGTGATCGAGGCTGATTTACCCTCTGGTGGTCATCTGGATGTGACTTTCACCACTATTGATCCTGCGAAATTCGCCACAGGAAAAATGGTGGTTGTCGCTAAATTATCGGGTGATTTCCCCGAGTGTAATAGCAACAATAATCGTCAGGAAATTCCTGTCGCGTCCAAGCGTGGCGATATTGAATTATCGCTCAATGCCAATACGTTTGGCCCGAATGTGGGTGTTCACTTCTCAAACGTTGTCACCAACGTAGGAGCGCTGAATGGTCATTACTCGGTGTCTTTAGTGATTAAAGATAATGCAGGTATTGAAGTTCATTCGTTTGCTGTGAGTGATATCAACAATTTACAGCCTAATACTTCCGTTAATCTGCCTAATCAATGGAACACGAGCTTAACGGCTGCCGGGCATTATTCAGCTACAGCATCCTTGTTTGATGCGCAGGGTGTATTGCTGGATAGCGATACAGAAGCGTTTGTTATTTCCGAGTTGGATGGCAATGGTGATCCGTTGGGTCGTGTTTCGCCCTTCACCGATAAACTCCAATACCATATCGATGATCGGGTTGTAGTGGGTTATTCCATTGAGAATATCACCAGAACTCACACAATCAATAATCCAATCGTGTCATTAATCGTAAGCTCACCAACCGGTGCAACGGTTTATGAAAATACCATTCCCTATTCATCGTTACTGCCAGAGCAATTGTTGCAATGGCAACAAAGTTTTGATTTGAGCAGAGCAGCGGTTGGTACCTATCAGGTTATTGCAACACTCAAGGACGCCAGTGATGTTGTGTATGGTGTAGGTGTCAGCACATTTATTGTGGATAGCAATCCTGAGTTAGCGTTGCGTGGTAACGTCACTGTGACGTTTGCAGAAATTGATTCTGGTGGTGAGCAGCAATGTGATTTCACCGTGATTAATGCCAGCAGTTCATTGCTTCAAAACCAGAATATTCGCTACAGCGTTGTTAATGTGGATAGTCAGTTGGTTAAATCCGATGAAACAAGCGTGTTGAATTTTGGTGTAGAAGAGCAAATACCACACAGTAAAAACTTCGCAACACCTGGTTTCTCGGCTGGTACTTATGCGTGTGTGCTCGAAGTCCTCCGTGGCTCTGAGGCTATTGTTTTGGCTACGGCAACTTTCACAGTTAAAGAATCATCCATTCAATTAGCCGGTGATATTGATGTGGGTGAAAAAGCTCGCCTGCTGGTCTTGATGGATGCTTCATCAACTGAGCGTACTTATCTGGAAAACTTGCTCACCCAAGCCGGTTGGTTCTACACCATCGTTGATAACGCCGCTGCGTTTGCAACGGAATTAAATCAAGGTGGTTATGGCGTTTACGCATTGCTCAGCGAAAAAGTCACGCTGGATCAGGCCACACAACACCTGCTGGATATTAACGTGGCAGCCGGTGATGGTTTAATCGTGGCAGGTGCAACAGATCGTCACCAAATGCTTGAACAAGCACTGGGCATTAAAGCTCGCGCTAATGAAGCCTATGCAAAAGGTATCACCGTCCAGGAAGGTGCTCTGGGTTATCCATGGGAGCGTGCATTCAATAAATCAGCGCGTGTGCTGAACTTCACTGCGAATGGCGCAACGGTAATCGGTGAGTATCGCAACAACTTACCGGGTGCTGATACCCAAACGGTTCTCGGTGCTTTAGGTGCGGCGGGTCGTTACGGTAATTTCGCGTGGGACAACTTCACGTCATTGTCATCGACCATAGAAGGTCGCATCGCTGTTGGCGGTAGCCTCAGCCTGCAAAATTTCAGTGTGGGCGATAAGCTTGATCTGAATAAACTGCATGATGTTGTTACTGTCGGTGGTAGTGTCACCTTCCCATCAGGTCGCATTTATTACGGTAATTTAATTGCCGGTGGCAGCGTAGCCGGTGTGGGTGATGCAGTGCGTTTTGGTATGGCGCAGGGTGCTGTCATCCAGGGTAATGCAACCATGCCAATTAATTTCACTGGTGAGCGTGAATACCTGCAAGAACTTTCAACCAATCTTGCGAATTTGCCAGCGAATGGCACTGTGCAAATGCAATGGGGTGGATTGGAATTGAAAGGCGATTGCAGCAGCAATTCACAAGTGTTCAATGTGAACGGTGCAGACCTCGGTATTGCTCACACCTTTGCCGTGAGTTGTATTCCTGCTGGTGCTACTGTGGTATTCAACGTGTCTGGTCAGAATGTCAGCATTAAGAGTATGGGAATGCAATCGCTCAGCACCATTCGCAATAAAGTGCTGTTCAACTTCCCGCAAGCGACTTCATTGAAAATGACATCGGTTGGAATTGAAGGCAGCATCCTCGCACCATTTGCCCAGGTTGATCAGCCTGCCGGTCGTATCGATGGTCAAGTGATTGTGAAATCCTGGTATTCCACTACCAACGGCTATATGTCGATTCATAACCGTTTCTTTGGTGGTGATTTGTCGGCAGCCGTTGGGCAAGCCAGTAAAAATGCGTTGTCGATCCATCAGTACGAGCAAGGCAAATCGGTATTTGCTGGTTTCGATCTGTTAGCACAAGCGCTAGCGTTGGGCGCAGGTAATGAAAATCCATTTGCCCAGTTGTTGTTGTCGGCATTGGAGCATGTAAACCCTGTACCGATAACCGCCAGAGCTGGAAAAACCATTCCGGTTGCTGTGACCTACGAAAACATCGGCGCTCAGGCAGTAACAGGCCAGGTGAAGTTATCACTGAGTAATAACATCAGTGTTATCAATGCCGGTAATTTCAGCCCTGTTGCCAACAGCACTGACTGGGTATTGCCGCTCAATCTGGGCACGAGTGCAAGCCAACACCAGCTTATCTATGTGAAGTTGCCTGCAAGCGGCAGCAGTGGCATCCAGTTGCAATTACAAACTGGCACCGCACCTGATTGGGCGACCCGGCTTGAAAAAACGCTGGCGTTATCCCCGCAGTAA
- a CDS encoding transglutaminase family protein: protein MTQGNFITSGTDAITMDSFRGGFFARAIALLTLFFFTFVFYANPAAAAVANELNKEDQREAALEAAIETTPEKKLSNRLAKLRDKIVLELPQAIEQRDAEQNWFQKAFASVFGDGPVTADELAELQTLSASIDAAYQEAITDFENEAAQFEQDVVAAGNTLSPEVKQLIQSRHAEALEHIKSLYVQTQQQLTALINAQSASAQEQALEQLNQSLEQEQFKPTHTPATPDSLPWKAPDESVREPVDNPHDLQANLGINPYAKYAQLAQAGDTDPGLIAQAMANAANAELQAALTGNIEIQLTPEIKALAAELNNNSIEIYTWVHNNIRYIPSHGSIQGAQHTLETKQGNAIDTASLLIALLRAANIPARYAYGTVEIPAEKVMNWVGGAQTPEAAQAILGMGGVPTIGLLEGGKIAQFKLEHVWVEAYVDYFPSRGMKEQVGDSWIPMDASFKQYDFTEGMDLKDQVPFDVETLANTIQTKSIVNETEGWVQNVPQADIEAQLENFQNQLKTYIENQNPDSTVGEVLGLQKIKILPARPLAAGLPYNRIITSQTFNEVPNNLRHKFKYTLATENYGYADIAFISITEPIAKLAGKTLALSFKPATKADEDIIASRLPAPEADGSIDPAKLPKTLPGYLISLTAEFTINGETIKAGAAGKMGGELYEEMGVWSPKDGWETSINHPVAGSYRAIGLNLQGINPEQAARMQLEVNQTAIKLGSADSVQLASLTKHQTSGSLLQATVLSYFAMNDMLDRVNGDSSNMLIYRLPSYGTFSTAINTQYWFGLPRNVEFGGMSMDIDHLKQHHVAKNNDKKASSSFSQSIGARMSALEHWVPEQMFSTENETAHGISAAKALAIANSQGQKIWTITKDNVSLALSRINLGADAEADIRNAVNAGKIATAHESRLNFNGWIGEGYTLIDPDTGAGAYMISGGGNGSALTITLGAASAYLDGLTRFKDHWFNAGNAPLYAKVSGILTFVSAIYSVVDTLANPNLSVGEKIRDIIINIGSAIAMIGISQAVMANLALAAANPILLGIFLATIAITLSLLILNLQAEMASNVRRNNLVRMSRYV from the coding sequence ATGACCCAAGGAAATTTCATAACATCAGGAACTGATGCCATCACTATGGACAGTTTTCGTGGTGGCTTTTTTGCACGCGCAATTGCGTTACTGACTTTATTCTTTTTTACGTTTGTGTTTTACGCGAACCCGGCCGCCGCAGCGGTTGCCAACGAACTCAATAAGGAAGACCAGCGCGAAGCAGCATTGGAAGCGGCGATAGAAACTACGCCGGAGAAAAAATTGAGCAATCGTTTGGCAAAACTACGCGATAAAATCGTATTGGAATTGCCACAAGCCATTGAACAGCGCGATGCAGAACAGAATTGGTTCCAAAAAGCCTTTGCCAGTGTTTTTGGTGATGGCCCGGTGACTGCCGATGAACTCGCTGAATTACAAACATTGAGTGCGAGCATTGATGCAGCCTACCAAGAAGCCATTACTGATTTTGAAAACGAAGCGGCACAATTTGAACAAGATGTAGTAGCCGCAGGCAATACTCTTTCACCAGAGGTAAAACAATTAATCCAGTCACGTCATGCCGAAGCACTGGAACACATCAAAAGCCTCTACGTGCAAACCCAACAACAATTAACAGCCTTGATCAACGCCCAATCTGCCAGCGCACAAGAACAAGCATTGGAGCAATTAAACCAATCCCTGGAGCAAGAGCAATTCAAACCGACGCACACACCGGCGACACCCGACAGTTTGCCGTGGAAAGCACCTGATGAATCGGTACGTGAGCCGGTTGATAATCCGCATGATTTACAAGCCAACCTGGGCATTAACCCCTACGCTAAATACGCACAGCTTGCACAAGCAGGGGACACCGATCCAGGTCTGATTGCACAGGCAATGGCGAATGCGGCCAATGCAGAATTACAAGCGGCGCTAACCGGAAATATCGAAATCCAATTAACACCGGAAATCAAAGCGCTCGCGGCTGAGCTCAATAACAATAGCATCGAAATTTACACCTGGGTTCATAACAACATTCGTTACATACCCAGCCACGGTTCTATCCAGGGTGCTCAACATACCCTTGAAACTAAACAAGGTAACGCGATTGATACCGCGAGCTTATTGATTGCATTACTGCGTGCAGCGAACATCCCTGCGCGTTATGCCTACGGCACGGTAGAAATCCCCGCAGAAAAAGTCATGAACTGGGTTGGTGGTGCGCAAACGCCAGAAGCGGCGCAAGCGATTCTCGGTATGGGTGGCGTACCCACTATCGGATTGCTGGAAGGTGGAAAGATTGCCCAATTCAAACTGGAGCATGTTTGGGTAGAGGCTTATGTCGATTATTTCCCCAGCCGAGGGATGAAAGAACAGGTCGGTGATAGCTGGATTCCAATGGATGCGAGTTTCAAACAATATGATTTCACTGAAGGCATGGACTTAAAAGATCAAGTGCCATTCGATGTAGAAACATTAGCCAATACCATCCAGACCAAATCGATTGTGAATGAAACCGAAGGTTGGGTACAAAATGTGCCGCAAGCCGATATCGAGGCTCAACTTGAGAATTTTCAAAATCAATTGAAAACCTACATTGAAAACCAGAACCCCGATTCAACGGTTGGTGAAGTATTAGGTTTGCAAAAAATTAAAATCCTGCCTGCGCGCCCATTAGCCGCTGGCTTGCCTTACAACCGCATTATCACCAGCCAAACTTTCAATGAAGTACCGAATAACCTTCGCCATAAATTCAAATACACCTTGGCAACAGAAAATTATGGCTATGCGGATATAGCGTTTATTTCTATTACAGAACCGATAGCTAAACTTGCAGGTAAAACCCTTGCGTTAAGTTTCAAGCCAGCAACAAAAGCCGATGAAGATATTATTGCCAGCCGTTTGCCCGCACCGGAAGCAGACGGTTCTATCGACCCTGCCAAACTTCCTAAAACTTTACCGGGTTATTTAATCAGCTTGACGGCAGAATTCACGATTAATGGTGAAACCATCAAAGCTGGTGCCGCAGGAAAAATGGGCGGCGAGCTTTACGAAGAGATGGGCGTGTGGAGTCCTAAGGATGGCTGGGAAACCAGCATCAATCATCCAGTAGCAGGAAGCTACCGAGCTATTGGTCTTAATTTACAAGGAATTAACCCTGAACAAGCTGCGCGAATGCAGCTAGAGGTTAATCAAACTGCAATCAAGTTAGGCAGTGCGGACTCCGTACAACTGGCATCACTTACGAAGCATCAAACGTCAGGTAGCTTGCTGCAAGCAACTGTACTGTCCTATTTTGCAATGAACGACATGCTGGATCGTGTGAACGGTGATAGTTCAAACATGCTGATCTATCGCTTACCAAGTTATGGCACATTTAGCACCGCAATTAATACACAATACTGGTTCGGCTTGCCTCGAAATGTAGAGTTTGGAGGGATGAGTATGGACATTGATCATTTGAAGCAGCACCATGTTGCAAAAAATAATGATAAAAAAGCATCTTCGAGTTTTAGTCAAAGTATTGGTGCTCGCATGAGTGCTCTTGAGCATTGGGTTCCAGAGCAAATGTTTTCCACAGAGAACGAAACTGCTCACGGCATTAGCGCAGCAAAGGCATTGGCTATTGCAAATAGTCAAGGACAAAAAATATGGACTATCACAAAGGATAATGTTTCATTGGCGCTAAGTAGAATTAATCTGGGGGCTGACGCAGAAGCAGATATACGTAATGCTGTGAATGCTGGAAAAATTGCGACCGCACATGAATCCAGATTGAACTTTAATGGATGGATCGGTGAAGGTTACACGCTTATTGATCCTGACACTGGCGCCGGAGCATACATGATTTCTGGCGGTGGAAATGGTAGTGCGCTAACCATAACATTAGGGGCCGCCAGTGCATATTTGGACGGTTTAACAAGATTTAAGGATCACTGGTTTAACGCCGGGAATGCCCCGTTATACGCCAAAGTTAGTGGTATATTGACTTTTGTTAGTGCAATTTATTCAGTAGTGGATACATTGGCCAATCCAAACTTATCTGTGGGTGAAAAAATTCGCGATATTATTATTAATATCGGCTCTGCCATCGCTATGATAGGAATTTCACAAGCCGTAATGGCCAATTTAGCTTTGGCTGCCGCAAACCCAATTCTTCTAGGCATTTTTCTTGCGACAATTGCGATTACTCTGTCCTTATTAATTTTGAATCTTCAAGCTGAGATGGCGTCCAATGTAAGAAGAAATAATCTTGTCAGAATGAGCAGGTACGTATAA